In Lactuca sativa cultivar Salinas chromosome 5, Lsat_Salinas_v11, whole genome shotgun sequence, the DNA window tgaattcagactttatattttcaacattgcaTGTGgttacgaagacttgatttgggaacacaatatcatcagtgcatttgaagattggataaactacagtattcgattcaagataatgagcacctttttcactaagaattttctcaaactcttgtgtatccatataaacttgatcaacaaccactcgaggaatttcaatttcttcCGAACTTTGAACTATCTTCGAATTTGTGTTTTCTTCCTCATTATCGCTATCATTGGTTTGACtatcatgtatttccacaaattccatatcacaaacttttGATGTTGAGGGTTCATCAGTATCAATTTTTACCAATAATTCctcacatttttctttccctttaaaagaatttgctacatttattacagacaattgagaacaatctacatcctctaaatcactaatttcactaatattatcagaattatcttcaatatcagcaaaattagtttaacaattagatgtagaattctcagtctttttcaaaattcaaagttgttctgatttagttaaggtttcatttataatttttactaaatcattagcatcaagataatcttcgactttagcaattccatatctatacctatcatctggaactttgttaaaatcagaaatttctttttcacaatcatatgaaacaCTATCTACCTTAGCTCTATCATATGCTAAAAATGGTAGCAATTTTATGtgttgttccttacttatctTACTCGAATGATGTaattcagttaattttccatacaatcttttcgcagaattacagaaaatatttctttgtgctaacaacaagtttatttCCTTTGCTAAACTCTCCTTATCCTCCATAATATTCGATACTTGCAATTCTAAATAATCAACCCTAGTGACTTTTGATTCTAACTTCTTTCTTGTCTCTAATAATTGATCATTTAactttttcgcttcattgctagcagacacgacaattgaatcaaagtaagtaacagtttcatcaaaagatactaactcagaattatatgtAGAAactggaatattaaaagattcaagaattttacgtaccttggtagtcatgggcGACCTATCGGTAGACTTCGATACGAAGCACTGCCCACGTACTTCGTAAGTTTCTTCTTCATCTGAATCTTCTTCAACTTTTTCATACATGGCCCCGTGTGTTGGATTCTTCATTTCTTCATCGTCTGAACCTGaggaccatatttgatatgtgccatccgattcagtttctccatgagccacTAACGACAAATTCTTTGCCTTCGACtttacttcctccagtttctcagtgtaatacgcttcatcctttgttttatttcTCTTTTCCTCCTTCTTTCTTAACAAGCAATCTACTGCCAAGTGATTTACACCATAACAATAATGGCAATTAAtccctgtatcacctttcaacATCTTCTTCATTTGCTCCATTTCACTCTTCGAATCCGTCttcacttctttcttcttttcattcactctatttttgttctcaaaactactcttcgaatctgatgacttgttctttggattaaaaggtttcttaaaaaatttctttactcgattgtttgagtaaaatgcaacagcctcatcatcagaattcatcagaaaaccttcttcttcatcagacttcgatttttcattctctctttctgaaaccttcgaaacgattgccaatggtccaccaagacttgctatcgcttcctcagctatttcattaacctcattttcatgagatttcaattgattgtacaagtcattcaaagtcgaagcatcaaaactctgttggtttttcaccatcatactcacactcctccactcctttcgaagtcccattacaaatatcaaattgtactccattgatgaccttgtaataccataacgattacaacgatagattaactcgttgaaccgatcatagtatacttcaatggattcagattctttctgtttgaaatctttgagttccaccagacattgtttcacagatgtgatcttcgtcttttcacttccttgaaatttatctttgagattgttccagatttctttagctgttgttcatgttctgacataattgtacacaacaggaggcaaggcacctcttaattccctcatgcatttcttctccaaTTGTTTTAAACGATTAGATTGATTGTCAACTTCCGAACTGCTTGAAGACACACCGATTGGCTGAACTGTtgcaggttgattgatttctcctgaaatgcacttccataattcttcatccaatccgttcaagtaatcttgTATACAATTTGCCCACTGATCGTAATATTCTGGGATAAGCATCGGAATTTTTGTGGAtgaaccaagcaaatgagaaaataaTGTCATggaattcagattgaatgacgccattgttgtacggacaaaaacttcaagatgatacgaaaactttgataattttgaaatcaaattgtatatTTCAAATCAGAATCACACAACGAACACTCGATTCACAAATATGTtcgcagaatcaaatcctagatttagatcaagaagaatttttcacactcaaaaagaacggaaactttttgaatcaaacagtagattcaaaaatctttttgaacgtatgaaaatcagatcacagaaaggattcctgctctgataccaattgatgagatttgtaatcaAGTTTGAATCAAATTCAAGTATGAATTTAAGaagagtaataaagatgaatACGAGAGTAAATAGAATATTTTTTCAGCTCGTATTATACTTTTGAGTTTACAGATTACAATGAATAAACTGTAAAGACTGAGTGAAAAAGCGATCTTTTAATCACTTAGTACatacccctatttataggagaacaaaagcataacaatactaagAACTGGACattaagactactctttataatgccttagtacaaataacattacatccgaagacaccttcttacgaagacaaaataTACTTCGTAACAATCTGActcttcgactattacaacatttaagcCCTAACAGATTCTCTCTCCCACTCTCACTCTCTCTATCGTCTGCAAACGAAAACAATTCTCAGCCCCTTACTCTCTGTCACCTACAAACAAAATTACCATGTCCCTTATTTTCCCAATCACTAtgtcttcctctctctctctctctcaccttctctccctccctccctcctgcaatctctctctctctctctctctctctctctctctctctcgaaaacaTCAATTATTTCTCTTCTCATTTCCCTAGTCACCATCGGAGAATAATCTATATTGGATAGATGTTGTGGACACAATGTTTCACTAATCGATGATTTCAATGTTGGCGGATGTTAGAGGTGGAGATGTGTGGGGTGCAGTGGGGTGTATGGGGCCCatctaataattataataataaaatcaaaataaGGAAATTAGAAAAAGACAAAAACATGGGTATTTTAGGCATTTTATACATATCTAATAGAAGGACATTGATGTTAATCGGGATAAATATCAAATGATGAATTTGTCAAACATAAGGAAAAGGTGTTGAATTTTATAAATTAGGATAAAACCTGCAGAAAAATACATACCATAAGGACCAAAAGTATAACTTATTCTTAAATAAAACGTACAAGCGGAGATATTAAGATATAGCCGGCACATTGTCAACGTTGATTACAAGGTTTGAGCCTTTTGTATTTGCCCCATTTTCACGTTAGGATATTTGATAAGATGCAAAAAAATATTATAGAATTATATATTCATGAAAATATTTAAGTAAAATGAATTCATATAGTATATACTCAAGTTTCTTTAGTCATATAAAATTGTATTATATATGTTGAATAAGAATCAGcagaatttaatatttatttatgttaacgcaaaattaattaatatattatttcattTGTTTGTTTACGTTTATTTTTATGTCTTTCTAGCACGGTGgtataattttagtttttttaatatattatatttaaaaagtagaataataaatttatatttataaacaATCTCTGTACTATGAtattatattttaacaaatgtatacaattttattttatttgtaaataTTGATCTTTGACATCTGACTGATGACCTGATAACTAGATGGAATTTTCGAAAGTAGTAGTTTAGCATGAGTAAATCAAATTAAAACGTTATAACAagcaaacaaataaaaatattctgttatttattttatttagttttattttatttttaataaatcaatttgttggAATTACTTAATACAAACAAATACGTGGCTGATAAATATTTTAATGTGCAGTTAAAGATACAAACACATCAATAAcagtatattttattttatatagatACTGCATAAAACTCAGATAAAATATGAAATGACAACTTTATCCTTTAACAATTGTCAAgaaaattaaaatagaaaaaagaacTTTGCGAGATTCTTAGAAGTCTCCCCATCCCTAACCCTACGCTAAAGCTTACTTGAGAATTGTTATATTAAAACGTCTCTAAGGGAACAATATCTTCACTCATCTCCATTTTCAATATTTGAATCAAATGGTTCATTGTTTTTGAAGGCAAACACCATTGAAGAAATCTTCGACTCTGAAATGGATCAAGAACAAGAACAAATGCAGTTTCTTGGCTTTTTTGGCATCTTCAAAGAAACCTTCAAAATCATCTCAACTTACAAAGAAATCTTCACCAAAATCTCTCTCTCCATCATCCTCCCTCTCTCCTTCATTTTCTTGGCTCATATCGAAGTCTCTGAATACCTTTTCGGAAAAATCTTAGACAATGAAGATATTCGTGATCAAACCCCACAAAACACCAGAAAATATAGTACGTTGTCTGATCTCATCTCTTCCGAATGGACCTATTTTTGGGTGTTTAAAGTTGCttacttcatcttcttcctcgtCCTATCCCTCCTCTCTACCTCAGCTATCGTTTATACCATAGCATGTATCTACACATCCAAACACATAACCTTCAAGAAAGTGATGAGCGTCGTTCCAAAGGTTTGGAAACGATTAATGGTCACTTTTGTTTGGAATTTCATCATCTTTTTTGTGTTTAATCTACTGGCGTTGGTGGTATTTGCGTGCTGGGTTGCATGGGTTGATTTTACAAACACTGGGGTTTTGATTCTTATCGTTTTAGCCATTGTTTATGTCGTGTTGTTTATCTATATCAGCGTTGTCTGGCACTTGGCTAGTGTGATTTCGGTTTTGGAAGATGATTATGGGATTCAGTCGATGTTAAAGAGCAGAGAGTTAATCAAAGGGAAGACTGGTGTTTCAATGGCTATATTTTGTTTTCTTAACATATGTTTTATCACGATTCAAGTGGGGTTCGAGTCGCATGTGGTGATCGGAAAACATTCGCTCGTGGTGAGAACAATCTATGCGATTCTCTTTTTCTTGTTGCTTTCTGTATTGATTCTTTTCGGCCTTACAGTCCAAACCATCATTTACTTCATCTGCAAATCATTCCGTCATGAAAACATAGATAAATCATTGTTGGCTAATCATCTCGAGGTTTATCTTGGGGATTACTTACCATTAAAATCAAAGGATGTACAACTTCAAAATTTCGATATATAGAATGTAATCTTTATTACTTCACTTTTTTGTATGATCAATGATATCATGTGTTATCGGGGAGGTAGGAAAAAGTTCAAGATGTAGCACATGTGATTATGGGGGAATGTTGGAAAATATACACTATGCTGGAGAATTTTCCTAAAAATTTACCTTATCCTGGAAAATTTAAGGAGCACCGGCTACTCCTAGAACCCCAGCTGGGTGTGACGAtgcttaatttaattattttgagCCTTTCTCTTATTTAAGTTTGTTAGATAATTTCAGGTCCAATTAAGTGTTTCTCATAACTTTCCATGGATAGGTATTATATGCATTTGCTTCGCGCgcgcgtgtatatatatatatatatatatatatatatatatatatatatatatatatatatatatatatatatatatatatatatatatatatatatatatatatatatatatatatatattttgcacaataatacatttaagtggttaaaataattatgagcataaatataaatatattgaaATTTACAGTTTTAGTCATGTTTTGGGCATTAACCGAATtattaaataacataaaaatccatcaATTTATATTTTGATAATATCTAATATAGTCAATACATTATAACCTTTACTTTTACAtttataatatccaatatatattataagtttttgtataacagTAATATAATCTATTTTTCTTATGTCCGATAATATTTTtattgaataaaataaaaaataagttgttttgaatgagctattaataaacactattgaactaataaactctatattacactatttatattacaccaaaacatccaaggtttcatatattaactttcaaatattaaacattgaaattaagaatgaagtcatacaaaatatatcattatacataaatgtcatcaaaagttttaaaatcagtcaattagtaaatatgatatttaattttaattacatattttgcaaggCGTATGTTTGACTTTCTGTTGGTGCGCCGACAATCATTTTCcttaatttgtacctaaaaaattaaagtgaataggaatataaaatagatattaccatacattaatataaataattaaaaagggtatgTGGATCACCTATCATTGGTTAAAAATAACATACCTCTCTAGTGGTATCGATTCCTATGTGAAATTGAAGTAGTCATTCTATGTATACCTTGTTTTataattacataaacaaatatgagtaaccaaacataaaaatgttatccttatataggaaaaatattttagttaactaacagattaaataatgtaagtttaagagttaggagtttcaaaacattaatatttttattaatcaatcaattaagtaacacatgttgaaatttttacaatcattattagaaagcatttgaaatattagattttaaatgaattttggttgaagtgttttgacctctattataatatatatatatatatatatatatatatatatatatatatatatatatatatataaagagagagagagatagggggGATGgaaaatataatatatgtatgagttttaattaattatctttttgaaatggtacaattacaaaacaaaaataatatatttaaaatatttaattaaatattttcggcatcaccctatataacatatgatcagtatattaacgattaaaccacaatatacaacgATCGTATTACAATAATCAaaaaacgaagaaaatataaaaataaattagtataacaaacttacaaattaaaagttctaatataatagcatatctccaaaagtggtcataagacctcaacccaacataaaaacctttaagtttgttttctttctgaaatttctatatgatttgtatgcatgtcttcccaaaagattgacctttttatagtaaacttttcactaaatgctaaataaacataatataagttataaaacttttgagttttaaatcataattaagaaaacttttgagttgcattagttaaaaagggggtttcaaatgaatgtggtttgaggaagttaaaaaatggggtttcaaatgcatgagattcaagaaaaaatgttagctttataagtatgtattatatatatatatatatatatatatatatatatatatatatatatatatatatatataggaaaatgatcaaatgagaacacctaaaaggttgagaacagaACAGTTCTGAACCAATCAATATATAAGGGCATATAAgtaattgtatattttaattaaattaaaataaaataaaattcaatcaaattcccttaaatttaggatcagttaccaaaaagaaagaaatatttgatttttatttttcttattaatggaatataaaaacattttaccaaaatttatttaaaaaatgaaaaaaaaatccaaattttttctcctatttcacattttttttcttcaaaagaaaTGAATAGAAATCCAACACCAAATCAAATACATTTATattcacaaatgattttttttttcaaaaaacctgAAACTACTCCAATAAGAAATGAATACATATCAATCTACAAGTAATCCAATTCCTTTTTTTAATCAactgaaaataaaaagaatacctctaatcataaataaatacattcaTTAACACATGATTACATTGCTATTCACAAATAAATACACTGTTATTAACAAATGAGTACCTTGCTATTGACAAATGAATAAACGAatacttttaatcataaataacTACATTCATTCACACATGAATGCACTGCTATTCATAGATGAATACAatgttattcataaataaatacacattttATATGTATTCATGAAGAGAGATCAGAAGActtaaagataagaaagatgtaGTAGACTAAAGAAGCTAGGGCTCACACTCTCGCCCATCATCTCTGTCCAATAATCCACACCAGCTTCACCGATCGAATTCGATCCTCCAAAGCCCTAATGTAGGACTTGGGGAACGACTACAAGTGAGATAATGGACTTCGATGAGTATGAGTACTTGGAGAAGATAGTCGACGAATCCGATACCAAGAATGGTTCGTCTTTGAAGACCAAAGACGGTAGGTCTCTGTTGCCGTCTCTCTCTCCATCCCTACACTACTGTTGTGACATTCCGACCGGtaggggtgtgcaaaaaaaccgcaaaaccgaaaaaccgagccGAACCGGTCAATCCGAAACCGAAAAAATCGAAACCGAAAAAAAACCGTAACcgaaaaaaaccgaaaccgaaaaaaccggatATCAACGAGTCGGTTTTTGGTTTTCATATTTAGGTATCCGCggatacccgaaccgaaccgtttgatatatatatatatatatatatatatatatatatatatatatatatatatatatatatatatatatatatatatatatatatatatataaagtaaacaAAATATTATTTCATTAGTATTGTTTTGATCGATCTACGAGTCTAAACAAAAATTCATATCGAACTCCAGTTTTGTAATTCTAAATTCATTGCTTTTCTTGTtattttattattgtatttattatataacttataatatatgatATTTGAACTTCATTACATTTTTTAAACTTCATTATGTTTTTTAAACTCTTTGACTTACTAATTTTAACAAAGAGATAACTAAAATAGAGTTTGTAGTTTcaattgaatttaattttttatattttaccgGGTACCCGTGAACCGAACCGTGGTTACCCGCTATCatacggttcggttcggttcggtttttgtCAATACGGTTCGGTTTCGGTTAGTGCGTATGAGGTACCCGCCCCGTGGTCACGGTTCACAATTTTATTACTATCCGAACTGAACCGCCCCGTGAACACCCCTACCGACCGGGAAGACCTTTCCTCACGGCTACAGCTACATCCATGGCCACGTTCTCTCTGTATGTCCCTCCTTCTCCCGTCGTTCTCTTCGTCCTTTTTGTATTTCTTGCTCCTTCTCCGTTCTTCTTCAATGCGGTCATCTTCAACATATTCGCCATCATCTTCTCTTCCCTTCCGCTTCTGTTTCATTGGATTCAAGGATGCAGGTCTAGAATCTCCAATGAATACCGATGAAATAAAATCAAGTTGTAGGAGAACGATTGGAGATCGAGTTGTAGGAGGCCGATTTGTCGTTGAAGCCTTGGAGGGTTTTGGTGATGGTGAGGTCTGATGATGATCGAGTTGAAGGAGGTCGCTTCTGTTTCATCGATTTAATGCTCTATGAGATTAGGTCAAGAAATAGAGAGGCATAGAGTAATTATAGGAGCTTACAAAATTAGGGTAATGCTTATTTACCTTAATAGCCTTTAtaattttctttaatttaaaaataaaaatttaaatgtaTTAATAATTAGAAAAATAACAATTAATTATAGCCACACATCTTAAAAATTAGATGGTCCTTatatgttctcgcgttctcaaccttttaggtgttctcatttaatcatactcctatatatatatatatatatatatatatatatataataggttCATGCGAAAACATAAATATCTTGTGAAAACGCGAAAACagattttatcttataaaaatcaaacatatgtactataaaaaaataaatttattaacaaTAAATTAAAGATAGTAAGTTTATATTAGATGGTGTTATTgtaatatagatttaaagactgttttaatactttttttttcaggtccttaatcatttttaaattcatgtttcGATAATAAAATTGCTAAAAAATCATACTTtgctaatatgaaacaatttctcaTCTATCATCGATCTTTCATCATGTATTTCAAAGTTTGGATgaattattttccaaaatataatgTTGAAGTAACACAATATCataggttttttttatttttgcattaaccctccctatatatatatatatatatatatatatatatatatatatatatatatatatatatatatatatatatatatatatatatatatatatatatatataaaagtaaacTGACTTTtatattcaaaaattaaaacaatgATTCATAGGAGAACAATTATAAACACAGATGCAAACTAGTCGAAGAATCTCACTTATAAATTAAGAGCATATATTAAAAACAAATCCAAACCAATTAAAGAATCTCCCTTCTATattaaaacatatatttaaaatattcaaAACTCAAAACACGATGAAAGAATCAATaataacaattatatatatatatatatatatatatatatatatatatatatatatatatatatatatatagagagagagagagagagagagagaggaatgatCATTTGAGAATCTAAAGTTTTCCGATAACTAAAAGTAGAACGTTAGATCAAAAATTTTAATGGTCTAGATGAAAAATGGTTGATTTGTAATTACCAATAATTTTAATGGTATCTTAGACTGTTTAAAAATGATGAGAGGGTATATTGGAAATAAAATATATCATATCCTAATAaccaatttaattaattaagaaaaaaacATTTTGAATCTTTTCCTCatcgactctctctctctctctctcacatctTCATTTTTCACGCTTCACACTTTGCCATAGGAATCTGTCCTTCACTATCATCGTTGCTTCATTGGAACTCCGATTCtcctttctaaggtcagatcttaGTTTTCGATTCTAGAAGCGTCGTTCAATTCTGGTGGTTGTGGAACGAAGTGTTACTGAAAACTGTAGCAACAAACTGGGGATAACATCGACGATAAACCAACGATAGATCTCTATCTCATTTCCGAAGACTGATTAGCATCACTTCCTATCTCCAATGATCAATTCAGATATCGACTGATTTGTCAATCTGTCGATTTCAACCCACAATCTACCCTAATCCACTGGTCAAACAGTGGATATTGACGATTGACCATAATGACCGTCAATTTCAACAACAATCACCTGTAATTAGAGATGACAATCGATAAGGATATGGTATTACTCTATTCTTCCTCTTTACTGTGAGCTTTCTATGTGTTTAGGGATTTAGAATCATATTTATCATTTGAAACCATATGAAAAGGTAAAGAGAATATCCTGATTTGTTATTCCTAATATGCTCATCTATTCTTTAACCCAAATTAAGAAGAGATTGACATGAAATCAGAGTTTTTGACATAATATTCGATGTATGTATGTATCTGGATTGtatatttaatttcttataaaaAGTTGGTTATTAAGAGCATTCTTAATGAAAAATGATGATAAGATGTTAATGTTTTTCAAGTACAGTCATatatttgacttttttttattGGTGATTGTTATTTGTATTAATATaatctttttatttaaaaaaatgcatAATCTTTTTAAACattctaatatttatattattttttggaCATAAACTAATTATATAGTGCACTAATAATCACTGTCTGCTTCTTTAGTATTCTATTTTCGACTTTGTGTTTTGGAATTCAACAAATCTCATATTGTTATAGaaaaaatcacatttaattcaCATAtggatcacatgtgattcacatgtaaatcataagtgaatcacatatgaattacatgtgattcacatgtgtcacaccccaaaaccgataacggcggaatacgtttcggtgtggaggacgtcatgtatagtatcatcacaattgcataatagtaaaaacaagaaacatacaaccatttcatttcatagtgagtttaattacaagtgtgttctgtaaagtttcaatagacaccaaaagtaatacaaaaataagagatggatcttgtatgctccatcttctccaaaatgctgcacctgtacctgtctatctttgacctgaggatacaagttattttgaaaacgagtatcagcataaagctggtgagttcataagagtttagtgtgaatttttgtataaaatgcattagaacatatagtgtgaaaagctgcaatttacatttataagtagtagaaaaccctacaaaatcctatattttccagaaaatacatcgtAAGTTAAAAACTATTATGTTGCATGTAAGTTTCATCATTGAAAactgtttgttgtaaaagtatattagtaAATCTCCAGTACGTAGTGTAGATAGaggaaaagttatgcctgttgacAGTGATAGTAGTgcgaacttccattagtaatagatacttatttacttcgggaaaTTAACTGAGACTTTagtcttagtattttagtgtggatatAGTATATTCCTTTTATGTGaccaatagtg includes these proteins:
- the LOC111898394 gene encoding uncharacterized protein LOC111898394, which produces MDQEQEQMQFLGFFGIFKETFKIISTYKEIFTKISLSIILPLSFIFLAHIEVSEYLFGKILDNEDIRDQTPQNTRKYSTLSDLISSEWTYFWVFKVAYFIFFLVLSLLSTSAIVYTIACIYTSKHITFKKVMSVVPKVWKRLMVTFVWNFIIFFVFNLLALVVFACWVAWVDFTNTGVLILIVLAIVYVVLFIYISVVWHLASVISVLEDDYGIQSMLKSRELIKGKTGVSMAIFCFLNICFITIQVGFESHVVIGKHSLVVRTIYAILFFLLLSVLILFGLTVQTIIYFICKSFRHENIDKSLLANHLEVYLGDYLPLKSKDVQLQNFDI